The Antarcticibacterium flavum genome contains the following window.
GGCTCCTTGACACCCTTCTCACTCAAAATTTTCCCGGCAACAATTTACCAATTGAAAATCTTGCAACCGGTAGTCTATTGGATATCGATATAGCAGATCAAAAAGTCCTTTTTAACGGGATCGCCACCTGGCAGGAGAATGATAAGGTTCTGCTAGCCGCATTTCACAATGTCACTCCTGTTCAAAATGAATTGGCCTTGATAACTCCCATGGATGCTGCAGGCTTTTATTCCTACTCCTATAATAGTTTCGAAGAACTGTTTCAAAACCTAAGGACAGGGAACCGTACCTTGCCTGAAAACCATTTTCTTAGCTATACCCGGGAGGCGGGGATGATCTTTACGCCATCTTCCCGGGCCCTGGTACTTACCGCTACAGATCCCAGCCTAGCCAGGGAGGCCAACACTTTTGCAAGAGAAGAAGTCAAGATCTATAGAAATGTGGAAATACTAAAATTTACCACCAACCCCAAACTCACAGATTATCTGGACCAATTGATCCCTTCAATGACGAACACCTACTTTGCATATCTTGATAATTATATTTTAATGGCTGAAGATGTTGAAGTGCTGGAGCATATTATCACAAACTATTTGAATGGGTCTACTTTAGGGGAACAGGAGTATTATAAGGATGCTATGCAGAATCTTGCAGGTGCCTCCACCCTACTGATGGTTGCTAACACCGAAAACTTCAAACCCAGGCTCATCCAATTAAGTGCTGGGAAAATGGAGGAATCAAGCAAGAGTCTCGACCTATCGCAATATCCCATACTTGCCCTGCAATTTGTACAGGAAAGGAATTTTGCACATATCCACGGGATCTTTAATACAACCACAGCCTCCAGGCGTAATGGTATAAGCCAAACTGCCAGCATTGAAATTGAAAGTCCCATTGCCACTGCTCCCGCCCTTTTAAGAAATCATATTAATAATGAGACAGAGGTAGCTTTCCAGAATGAAGAAAATATTCTTTACCTGTACTCTTCTACCGGGGAACAGCTGTGGAAGAAGGAACTGGATGCCAGGATAAACAGCCCCCTCTACCAGGTGGACCTGTTTAAGAACGGAAATTTGCAACTGGCCTTTTCCTCCCCAAATTCCCTTTATGTTTTGGACCGCAATGGTAATAATGTAAAACCATTTCCACTCGATTTTAAGGATGAAATTACCAGGCCCCTTTCGGTATTTGATTATGACAACAACCGCACTTATAGATTTGTGATCACCCAGGGCAAAGACGTCCTTATGTATGATTCCAGGGGAAGGCGGGTAAAGGGCTTTGATTTTAAAAGTACAGGTTCTGAAATAGTTGAGGCTCCAAAACATATAAGGATTAGAAATAAGGACTACATTGTAATTCCGGAGGCCTCTGGAAAGCTGCACATTTTAAGCCGCCAGGGAAATTCCAGGGTCACGGTCTCTGAAAACTTCAGTTTTTCCAATAGCGAATGGTATCTTCATGAGAACACCTTCGCTTCTGTTGATTCCAATGATCAATTAATACGTATTACTGAAGCAGCCAAAGTATCGAGGGAAGCTATTCCCAATGCTGTTAATCCAATATTTACTGCAACAAATAAGGTAAGGGTGATCCAATCTGAAAACAACCTTAGGATCAACGGCAGGGAGGTTATCCTTGACTATGGCTTGTATACCAAACCTCAAATTTTTGAAATAGGAAAGAAAACTTTTATAGGGATTATTGATACCCAGGCCCAAAAAGTGTATCTGCTTGATGAAGAAGGGGAACTTATCCCGGGATTTCCCGTTTATGGAACATCTGCTATTGACCTACGGCAAAACGCAGCCGGGGACAGAATCCTTACAGTAAAGGCAGAGGACAACACCTTATTATTGTACGAATTTTAGTAATTCCCTTCTTCTGTAATAATTGTTCAAATCACGTAGAAAGTGAGATGAATTCTGCCTGGAACAATGAAGAAAAATGTTTAAGCAATCGTTCTTCGACCTCCTTCATAGACACTTCCCTGCGTCCCAGTTCAACATTGAGAGATGTTACTGCCTTTCCACGAATCCCACAGGGGATAATATGATCAAAATATCCAAGATCGGCATTCACATTGAGAGCGAAACCATGCATAGTTACCCACCGGCTGGCTCTAACACCCATCGCACATATCTTGCGGGCATATGGGGTGTCCACGTCAAGCCAGACCCCGGTTTCACCCTTGCTACGCTCAGGTTTTAACCCATATTCCTTTAATGTAAGAATGATAGCCTCCTCCAGCAACCTAAGGTATTTATGGATATCTGTAAAAAAATTCTCAAGATCCAGAATAGGATATCCCACTAGTTGCCCCGGCCCGTGATAGGTTATATCCCCTCCCCTGTTTATCTTATAAAATGAGGCATTTTTCTCCTTTAACTGGGAATCATTCAACAGGAAGTGTTCAGGTTTTCCGCTTTTTCCAAGAGTATACACATGTGGATGCTCTACCATAAGCAGGTAATTGGGGGTTTCTTCTGAAAGATCTTCCCTTCGGTTCCTAATCTTTTTATCGAGGATCTCCTTAAATAATCTTTCCTGATAATCCCACACCTCCTTATAATCCTTTAAACCCAGTTCCTGTATGTGTATTTTTTTGTTCAAGTTCGTTTTCTGTTTTCTGTTTTCTGTTCCCTGTTTTTCTTCACCAATCTATTCCTACGCCAGAAGCATTTTATTGGGTTTCTACGATTTTGACTTGTTCCCTAATTCCTGGTTCTTAAGTTGGCGACGAATGCACGAATGTTCTTTTTTTGTTTTCTCCTATTCTCGTACCGCCATCCTGAATTTGTTTCAGGATCTAATGGGGTTGAGTGTTGCCCATTTCACTTAGCAGGCGCATATACCACGTCCCTTGACTCTCGAATCCCGTCTCTTCTCTCTTCTCTCTTTTCTCTTTTCTTGGTTCTTGGTTCTTGGTTCTTGGTTCTTGGTTCTTGGTTCTTGGTTCTTGGTTCTTGTTTCTTGTTTCTTGTTTCTTGTTTCTTGTTTCTTGTTTCTTGTTTCTTGTTTCTTGTTTCTTGTTTCTTGTTTCTTGTTTCTTGTTTCTTGTTTCTTGTTTCTTGTTTCTTGTTTCTTGTTTCCCTCCAGACGCGATGAATCGCGTCTCTACATCTGTGCTGGTTCTTTATTCCTGGCTCCTACCCAGACTCCAAATTTTAGATTCCAGGATCCTCTTCCCCCTCCTACTTCCCTTGTTTATTCAAGATTATCAATGCCGCGATCACTCCCGGCACCCATCCAAGCAGGGTAAGGATCAAAACAATGAGGATAGAGCCACACCCGCGGTCGTAGACTGCCAGGGGTGGAAAGAGAATTGAAAGGATAACGCGCCACACGCTCATATTTGATGAATTTTATAGGATTTCAGCAAAGATACCAAATATTATAGGTCTTAAAACAAACCTCTGCCTTAGCTCATATTCAGGATAAAATCTAATTGATTGATTGTGTGAATGTCCCTATATTTGCAACTGCTTTGCCGTAATGGCTTAGTTTCATATTTTAAAAGACGAAAATGCAGTTATCTGAACAAGAAATAGTACGAAGGGAGAAATTACAATCCCTAAGGAAACTGGGAATAGACCCATATCCGGCAGCTTTATTTCCCGTATCGCACACCTCTGGCCAAATTAAGAATAATTTTAATGAAGGTGAAAAGGTGGTAGTTGCCGGCCGTTTAATGTCACGCAGAATACAGGGAAAGGCTTCCTTTGCCGAGATCCAGGATGCCGCCGGAAGGATACAGGTATATTTTAACCGTGATGAGATATGTGCCGGGGAGGATAAATCCAAATATAACGACGTATATAAAAAATTACTGGATATAGGTGATTTTATAGGTATTGAAGGAGAGCTTTTTACTACACAGGTAGGCGAAAAGACCATTATGGTGAAAGATTTCTCTATCCTAAGCAAATCCCTGCGACCATTACCACTTCCAAAAACAGATAAGGAAGGAAAGACCTTCGATGAATTCAACGATCCCGAACAAAGGTACAGGCAGCGTTATGCCGACCTGGTGGTGAATCCAAGGGTTAAGGATATTTTTGTGAAGCGCACCAGGCTTTTTAATGCGATGCGTAATTTCTTTAATGAAAAGGGTTATTTTGAGGTGGAGACCCCTATCCTGCAGTCCATTCCAGGTGGTGCAGCGGCCCGCCCGTTCATAACACATCATAACGCCCTGGATATGCCTTTATATCTAAGGATCGCTAATGAGCTCTATCTTAAGAGACTTATTGTGGGTGGCTTTGATGGGGTTTATGAATTCTCCAAAAATTTCAGGAATGAAGGTATGGATCGCACCCATAATCCTGAATTTACTGCCATGGAGATATATGTGGCCTACAAGGATTATAACTGGATGATGGAGTTCACTGAAAATCTACTGGAGCATTGTGCTATGGAAGTGAACGGAAAAACAGAAGCCACCTTTGGCAAGTATAATATAGATTTTAAAGCACCTTATAAGAGGGTGACAATGACCGATGCCATAAAAGAATATACAGGATTTGATATTACCGGCAAAAGTGAAAAGGAACTCTTTGAGGCGGCAAAAGGCATGGGCATTGATGTTGACGAGACTATGGGTAAGGGAAAACTTATCGATGAAATCTTTGGGGAAAAATGTGAAGGCAACTTCATACAGCCAACATTTATAACAGATTATCCTAAAGAGATGAGCCCATTATGCAAAGAGCACCGGAAGAATCCTGAATTGACAGAACGTTTTGAACTTATGGTTTGCGGGAAAGAAGTGGCCAATGCATATTCAGAGCTTAATGATCCTATAGATCAAAGAGAGCGATTTGAAGAGCAGCTTAAATTATCTGAAAAAGGAGATGATGAAGCCATGTTCATCGACAATGATTTTATAAGAGCTTTAGAATATGGAATGCCTCCAACCTCAGGCCTTGGAATTGGAATGGACAGGTTGATAATGTTCCTTACTAATAATGCGTCGATACAGGAAGTACTATTCTTTCCTCAAATGAAACCGGAAAAGAAAGCAGCAGTTCCAAAACCAGAAGATTTTATAAAACTGGGAGTTCCTCATGAATGGGTGGATACTGTTATGCACGAATTTGGAAGTGTGGCAAAATTACAGGAGAATAAAGCGACCCAGGTCCATCAAAAACTAAATGGTCTAAGAAAGAAGAATAAATTACCGGTTGCTGCACTGCAGCTGGAAGAAGTAGAACAGTGGTTTAAAAGTGCCTAAAGCACAGTCTGCCATTGGTGCAGATGGTCCAATATAAAAAAGAGGTTGCCGGGAATGGCAACCTCTTTTTTTATATTATCGAAAAAACCTTTTAGGCTTGCTCTTCATACCATTGAAGCAGCTTTTTGTAATCTTCAATAGTCTTGACTTTATTATTGGACAGGTAATTTTTTACCGCCCTGGAATTTGGTAAGGCTTTTGTAAAATCCTTCGTTTTAAGTTTTACCTCCTGTACTTCCCCATTCTCCAGAATAAGAAAATATTTTTCCTCCATTACAATTTGAGCAGGCTTATCCTTTTGATAGGCAGTTTGAGCTTTCATAGGCTCTGTTGTACTCGCAATAAGTTTTTCAACCAGGCTCACTTTTTCTCCCACATAATGCTCCACAAAATAGCCCTTAAGTAAATTGCCATCAACCCGTAAATTCCTGAACACATATTCATTGGGACCAAGTTGGTACCTAATATTTTTATTCGTGGGAAGCAAATACGTGACCTCTCCATTATAATCGGTTTTAATCTCCATCTCCTCGGTGACCACATTATACCTCAAAAAGGCATTTGTAGGTTCTTTTCCCTCGATAGTAAAGGTACCGGGTTTGAAATTATCTTCCAGGTAAGGTGTACCTTCATAAGTAACAAATTCATTAGTAGCCCTGGTTTGAATAAGCATATCGGTGTGAAGCCCGCCATCCTGGGGGATCTGGGCAAACATATTACCTGAACTTATCAACAAACCTCCAATAAACAGAACAAAGATCTTTCTCATAATATTTTCTTGTATTTATTAAATCGTTTCAAAGAATGTACCAAAAATATTTAAACTTCTTGTTATTCTTATACTTTTCCTGATAAAAACATTTATTTTCTAAAACCAATTACAGACTTCATCCCGCTATAATAAAAAAACCTTCAGCCATTTCAAGCCTGAAGGTTCTTGTATAATATCTTTATCTTTGATAACTATTTCTTTCCGAACATTCCGCCAACTTTGTCTGCCATTCCCCCAATACCTGAAGAAGAATCACCGCTTCCACTCAAATAAGCATCTACCTGCGAAGCCATACCTGCCGGCATTTTATCTTTTAAGAAAGAGGCTACAGTATTTACTGCAGTTTTCGCCTGTGATTCTGATATTCCGGCCTTTTCTGCTACCATTTTTACAACTTGCTCCATAATTATGTATTTTTAAATTTTATGCTATAAGATACAAAATTCCAGAGGTCTACCCGGGGCCATGAATTTGATTAACATATAATTAACCTACAGGCTCTAGCTGTTTTTTTTTGCGGCGGAAGAAAGAGTGACTCATAGAGCATATTCATTTAAATGACCGGAAAGCCAGGCACTAAAAGTTTCCCACTTCACAATCAACAAGTGTTAAATTCCAGGTTTTTTTAACTTCTCTTTAAACCTTTTATATATTTAGCCGTCAAATTATTAACCGCTGGATCGTCTTATACCTGCACTTCCCGTGCTATATCACTCTTCAGTATCTAAATACTATTAAATTAAAAAAAAGTTTTCATGACCAAACAATTCACGTTCAGGCTATTGGTAGTAGCCCTATCCTTATCTGTTTCCGGTTGTGCCGTTTTTCAAAAAAATGATAAGAAAAGCACGGCAGCAGCATCCGAGAAACCGGAATCCCAGGATAAAAACGGTTTAAAGCCGTATGACAAAGTAATTACCAAAAATGCAAAATCAGACAAAGGTCTTTTCACTGTTCACAAAATTGATGAGAAGTATTTCTATGAAATACCAGACAGTCTCTTGAACCGCGAGATGCTAACTGTGACCCGTATTGCAAAAACTGCTACCGGAATTGGTTTTGGTGGAGGTAAACAAAACACACAGGTACACCGCTGGAACAAGAAGAATAACCACATCCTTCTTAGAGTAGTATCTCACGAGATCTATGCGGCAGATTCTTTGCCAATCCACGAAGCTGTTGTGAATTCCAATTTTGAACCGGTACTTCACACCTTCCCAATAAAAGCGATCTCCAAGGATTCTGTAAACAACAATTATGTAATTGAGGTGACAGACCTTTACACAAAGGATATCATGGCACTTGGCCTTCCAGACAGGGATAGAAAACAATACAAGGTGAGCAGGCTGGATGAGAGCAGGTCTTATATAGACACTATTCGCAGCTATCCTGAAAATCTCGAGGTTAGGCACGTAAAAACATACAATGCGGGAGACCCTCCTTCGAATGCCAGTACAGGTTCAATTTCTATAGAATTGAGCAACTCTATGATCCTGCTTCCAAAGGAACCAATGAAGCGCCGTTATTTTGACCAGCGTGTAGGTTGGTTCGCACGTGGACAAACAGATTACGGCCTTCCAAACCAGGAATCCAAAACAGTACGCTACCTGGATCGTTGGAGACTTGAGGTTAAAGATGAGGACATTGAAAAATTCAAAAGAGGGGAACTTGTAGAACCTAAGAAACAAATTGTTTATTATGTAGACAGGGCTACTCCTAAGAAATGGGTACCTTATATTAAACAGGGAATAGAAGACTGGCAGGTTGCTTTTGAAGCTGCAGGATTTAAAAATGCCATTATAGCCAAAGACCCTCCTACATATGAGGAAGATCCAGACTGGAGCCCGGAGGATGTTAGATACAGTGTTGTAAGATATCTTGCTTCTCCAATTCCAAATGCAAACGGGCCACACGTAAGTGACCCACGTAGCGGGGAGATCCTGGAAAGTGATATCAACTGGTACCACAATGTAATGACCTTATTAAGGAACTGGTTCTTTGTACAAACTGCTGCTATTAATGAAGATGCACGTGGCGTACAATTTAAGGACGAAGTTATGGGAAGATTAATTCGTTTTGTGTCTTCTCACGAAGTAGGTCATACAATTGGACTTCCTCATAACATGGGAAGCAGTGTCGCTTACCCTGTAGAAAAATTACGGGATCCTGAGTTTACAAAAGAATTTGGAACGGCCCCTTCTATAATGGATTATGCACGATTTAATTATATCGCACAACCTGGAGATGGGGATGTTGCTTTAATGCCAAACATTGGAATTTACGATAAATACTCTGTAGAGTGGGGTTACAGGCCAATCCTGGATAAATCGGCTACAGAGGAGAAGGAGATACTTGACCAATGGATCCTTAAACATCAGGATGATCCTATGTATCGCTTCGGAAGCCAGCAGAGTGGTGGCGTGATAGATCCAAGTTCACAAACAGAGGATCTTGGTGATGATGCAGTTCTTGCCAGCGAGTATGGTATCGCCAACCTTAAGCGTATCGTACCTAATCTAATTGAGTGGACGGCTGAAGATGGTAAGGAATACGATGACCTTGATACTATGTACGGGCAGGTCCTTGGACAATACAACCGTTATATGGGGCACGTTGCTGCCAATGTAGGTGGTGTATATCAATATTACAAGACTTACGACCAGGAAGGTCCGGTTTATACGCACGTTCCTAAAGATAAGCAGAAGAAGGCAATGAAGTTCCTTCAGGATGAACTGTTTACCACACCAGAGTGGTTAATTGATCAGGACATTTTCAGCAGGATTGAATTCGATGGAAATGTGGAAAGGCTTCGTGGTACCCAGGAGAGAACCCTCAACAACCTTCTTGACTTCGGAAGAATGGCAAGGCTTATGGAAAATGAGGAGATAAACGGCAATGATGCTTATTCTTTGTTAGATATGATGACCGAACTAAGAAACGGCATTTGGAGCGAACTTAACCGGGGTCAAAAAATTGACCGCTACAGAAGAAACCTGCAACGCGCTTACATTGAAAGAATGGAACATCTTATGACTGAAGACCAGGATGAACTTCCTGCAAGGTTTAGAAGATTTGTTTCACGCAGTAACATCAATGTAGCTCAAAGTGATATACGTCCTGTAGTAAGAGGAGAACTGGTTTCCCTGCAGCGCAGTATTAGAAATGCAGCAAATAGATCTGGCGATCAACTTACCCGGTACCACTTGATGGATGCCGCTGAAAGAATTGATCTTATACTCAATCCCATCAAATAACATATAAATTATTTGACAATGTAAAATCTACCGCCAAAAGCGGTAGATTTTTTTTGATTTTATGTCAAAAAAACACCCGAATAGGAAGCAGTTAACGGTTTTTCACAAATAACCTCCCAACCGGCAGATACATTTAGTAGACCTTAAGAAAGTAGTTAAAAAGGTAATAAATATGAGGCCTTGCAGTCTTAAAAATTTCCACGATGGAATATTTTTTTTCACATTGCGCTATTGATTTATTAACCTAATATATTAACTATGAGAACCTTAAGTAACAATTTTGCAAAGTATCTTACGTACTTTGCTTTTTCAATTTTCGCAGTGGGCTTTACAAGCTGTAGTAATGATGATGACATTGATGACGTGATTATTGATCCTGATCCAGATCCAACAGGTTCGATCACAGTCCAGGACCAGCAAACAATTTCTCAAAACACTATTATTGTACAGAGCGTAACCGTAGGCCAGGACAGCTGGCTTGTTGCCAGAAATGCCGGGGAAGAAACCGAGGCAGGAATAGTTTCTGAATCTGTTTGGCTGGAAGAAGGAACTCACACCAATGTGGAACTTGAATTAACCAGTGATGCTAACCTAACCGGGGATGAAGAGGGAGATGATATTGTAATCATGCTTCACCGGGATGCGGGAGTTGCCGGTACATTTGAATATGAAACTACAAGCGGACCTGATAGTCCTATTCAAAATGCAGCAGGAGAAAATGTGAGTGAAACGGTAAATGTTTTGGCTCCAAGCCTTATGGCTGCTGACAACCAGATGGTTACTGAAAATAATGAAGTAACCTTTAGCAATGTGAATACACTCAATGATGGATGGATCGTACTCTATGGAGAAAATGAAGATGGAACTATTAACGAAGATGAGATCCTTGGTAGTGGTTTTGTAGAAGCCGGAACCTGGGATGATTTCACCGTGGCATTTGATGATCCAGACTTTGACTATTCAGGATACACAATATATCCAAGGCTTTACAATGATGATCCTGCCGACCAGGAATTCACCTACACCCCTGGAGGTACAGAAGACCTTCCTGAAAGATATGGTTTTGACACTACTACAGGTGAAGGTAGATTTGTTTGGAATAGAAGTACTACCGGAGGATTTACAATTCAATAGTCAAATAAAATTTATTAAGAGCTTGTAAACCAGAATTGAAATTGAAATCATAAAAAAGGAACTGTTTTTCAGCAGTTCCTTTTTTTATGATTAAATATTATATCCCTCTTAAACCTTTTTCGGGAAATGAAGTCTAAATATTACAGAACCAGAAAGTTACTTAAAAAATCAGTTTTGTTTTATACTGGCGAGTATAAATCTAAGAGAATGAATATTTGAAATAATAAACAACCCCAGGTTATTCCCAAAGGGAAAAGTATTGAGTTTTCATTGCACCAATCTGTTTGAATTAAGCCACTATACAGATAGGAAAAATTTTCCCCTACCAGATCCCGCCACCCGGCGGGATCTTTTTTCAATTTATTTCAAGCTTGCTCCTCTCAACCTCAGCGCATTTGCTATTACAGAAACAGAACTAAAACTCATTGCAAGAGCAGCGATCATTGGTGACAGCAGGATCCCAAATACAGGATATAAAACCCCTGCAGCAATTGGCACTCCCAGGGTGTTGTAAATAAGCGCAAAGAAGAGATTTTCTTTTATATTCCTCATCACCTTCTTACTCAGCTTTTTTGCTTTCACAACCCCCTGCAGGTCTCCCTTCACCAGTGTGATCTCCGCACTTTCTATAGCAACATCGGCCCCTGTGCCCATAGCGATACCAATATCGGCTTTCGCAAGTGCCGGAGCATCATTAATGCCGTCTCCTGCCATTGCTACTTTCTTTCCACTTTGCTGCAGGCGCTCCACCTCCTGTAATTTATCCCCGGGAAGCATCCCTGCTTTAAAGCTGGTAAGATGTAGATCCCCGGCAACAGCTCCTGCTGTTTTTTCATTATCTCCTGTGAGCATGATCACCTCCAGGCCTTCGTCGAGCAACTCCTTAAGGGCAGCTTTACTGGTTTGCTTAATAGGATCTGTAATAGTAATATAACCTTCAACCTTGCCTCCTACCGCGAGATAAGAAACAGTTTTTCCCAGCTCCTGCTCTGCTTCCACCTGGCTTCTTAAATTAGCTGTAATCCCGGCATTCACTTCCTTCATGAGCTTCTCATTACCCAGGGCTATTTTTTTATCCTGCACATTTCCTGTTACCCCTTTTCCGGTAACCGCGATAAAGGAAGAGGCTTCAGGAAGGGTGATCTTCTTCTCCCGGGCATATTTAACCGTTGCCTCGGCAAGTGGATGTTCACTCATACTGTTTACTCCGGCTATAATAGCTGTGAGTTTTTCTTCGGAAAGATTTCCTGCAGACACTACTTTTTCCACACTTGGACGGCCTTCTGTAATTGTTCCGGTTTTATCAATAATGAGCACATCTACTTTATCCATTTGTTCCAGCGCCCTGGCATTCTTGATAAGCACCCCGTTTTGCGCTCCCTTCCCAACTCCTACCATAACAGACATTGGGGTGGCAAGCCCCAGCGCACATGGACAGGCGATGATCAATACCGCAATGGCATTAATAAGAGCATAGACATAAGAAGGTTCCGGGCCATAAATAGCCCATACGATATAAGTAATGATAGAAATGATCACCACTACGGGCACAAAATAGGCCGAGATCCTGTCTGCCAGTTTTTGAATGGGCGCCTGGGAACGGCTGGCATCATTTACCATTTTGATGATCTGTGCAAGAAGGGTTTCATTCCCAACCTTCTCTGCCTTCATTGTAAAGGACTGGTTCCCATTGATGGTTCCCGATGTTACTTTTTCACCTTCAGCTTTATCAACCGGAATTGGCTCCCCGGTGATCATCGATTCATCTATGCTGGTACTACCGGTCTCAATAATCCCATCCACCGGAATCTTTCCGCCGGGCTTAACCCGCAGGATGTCACCAACCATAATTTGGTCTGTAGGCACTGTTTCCTCCTGCCCGTTTACAACCCTTATTGCGGTGTTTGGGGAAAGTTTAAGCAACTCCTTGATCGCGGAATTGGTCCTGGAATGAGCCCTGGCTTCCATCACCTGTCCCAGCAGGACCAGCGTTAGGATCACGGTGGCTGCTTCGAAATATACATGTACAGTGCCGTGGTGTGTTAAAAACTGTTCCGGAAAAAAACCGGGTACAAGAAGACC
Protein-coding sequences here:
- a CDS encoding heavy metal translocating P-type ATPase — its product is MKHTYRISGMTCNGCRTHVEKVLKEVPGVKNASVNLEKAEAEVEMGRHIKTEEFQQALKKHGGNYSISDLSDAEPSAGNSEKNKVRVHKYSVSGMTCNGCRTHVEKVLKEVPGVKNASVNLEKAEAEVEMERHIKTEEFQQALKKHGGNYSISDLSDAEPSAGNSQDNKVMVHKYSVSGMTCNGCRTHVEKVLNEVPGVKNASVDLEKAEAEVQMERHIKTEKFQQALAKDGGSYGITDKTSTGVRQEYKITGMTCKGCRQHVEDLLNKVEGVESVAVDLEKEVAVVTMDRSIPVEEFRKIFEKDGGTYNIYLPWEDREQMKKEAAKPKGTGTGTFYCPMHCEGEKTYDKPGDCPVCGMDLVEEMSFKSAGTTYTCPMHPEIERDEPGDCPICGMDLVPVEPEPSAEEKGYQKLLRKLKIATAFTLPIFIIAMSEMIPGNPLYDIMDMYYWNWVQFVLSIPVVFYATWMFFERAYKSILTWNLNMFTLIGIGAGIAWIFSVFGLLVPGFFPEQFLTHHGTVHVYFEAATVILTLVLLGQVMEARAHSRTNSAIKELLKLSPNTAIRVVNGQEETVPTDQIMVGDILRVKPGGKIPVDGIIETGSTSIDESMITGEPIPVDKAEGEKVTSGTINGNQSFTMKAEKVGNETLLAQIIKMVNDASRSQAPIQKLADRISAYFVPVVVIISIITYIVWAIYGPEPSYVYALINAIAVLIIACPCALGLATPMSVMVGVGKGAQNGVLIKNARALEQMDKVDVLIIDKTGTITEGRPSVEKVVSAGNLSEEKLTAIIAGVNSMSEHPLAEATVKYAREKKITLPEASSFIAVTGKGVTGNVQDKKIALGNEKLMKEVNAGITANLRSQVEAEQELGKTVSYLAVGGKVEGYITITDPIKQTSKAALKELLDEGLEVIMLTGDNEKTAGAVAGDLHLTSFKAGMLPGDKLQEVERLQQSGKKVAMAGDGINDAPALAKADIGIAMGTGADVAIESAEITLVKGDLQGVVKAKKLSKKVMRNIKENLFFALIYNTLGVPIAAGVLYPVFGILLSPMIAALAMSFSSVSVIANALRLRGASLK